One stretch of Acidobacteriota bacterium DNA includes these proteins:
- a CDS encoding PilT/PilU family type 4a pilus ATPase, whose translation MTLKQMLVEMLNRNASDLHIRVGIRPHIRVDGRLEQIATDPVTIESMDQIMTQVLNEKQIERFYRKNEMDLALSVAKLGRFRINLFRQRGTAGIAIRAVNTTVPSFQELNLPPTVQKLALEHRGLIIVTGTTGSGKSTTLAAMIEQMNADHPCNILTIEDPIEYIYRDKKSIISQREVGGDTETFASALRHAFRQDPDVILIGEVRDLETMSIALTAADTGHLVLTTLHTLNVVETVTRIISFFPPHQHQQIRLLLAGTLKAIICQRLLARSDMHGRVPALEVLINSGAIKDCLLDAQKTIDLPELLEQGGVQYGTQTFDQSIMMLYKQGMISFEDAMANASNPDDLDLRLKGITGAADRWTEEQSGSAGKSAGDAPGGFSKY comes from the coding sequence ATGACACTCAAGCAGATGCTGGTTGAGATGCTCAACCGGAACGCATCGGACCTGCATATCCGTGTCGGCATCCGGCCACATATTCGAGTGGACGGCAGGCTCGAGCAAATCGCGACCGATCCCGTTACCATCGAGTCCATGGACCAGATTATGACCCAGGTGCTTAACGAAAAGCAGATCGAACGGTTCTACCGCAAGAACGAAATGGACCTGGCTCTCTCGGTGGCCAAACTGGGCCGCTTCCGTATTAACCTGTTTCGCCAGCGCGGGACGGCCGGTATCGCCATTCGTGCCGTCAACACCACCGTGCCGTCGTTCCAGGAGTTGAATCTTCCGCCGACCGTGCAAAAACTGGCCCTGGAACACCGCGGTCTGATAATCGTAACCGGTACCACCGGCTCGGGCAAGTCGACCACCCTGGCGGCCATGATTGAGCAGATGAACGCCGATCACCCCTGCAACATTCTGACCATCGAGGACCCGATCGAGTATATCTATCGGGACAAGAAGTCCATCATATCGCAGCGAGAGGTGGGCGGGGACACGGAAACGTTTGCATCCGCCCTGCGCCACGCCTTTCGCCAGGACCCCGACGTCATCCTGATCGGTGAGGTGCGTGATCTGGAGACGATGTCAATTGCACTGACGGCGGCCGACACCGGCCACCTCGTGTTGACGACCCTGCACACGCTTAACGTCGTGGAGACCGTAACGCGTATCATCTCATTCTTTCCCCCTCATCAGCATCAGCAGATCAGGCTGCTGCTGGCCGGAACGCTCAAGGCGATCATCTGCCAGCGCCTCCTGGCGCGCTCGGACATGCACGGGCGGGTTCCGGCCCTCGAAGTCCTGATTAACTCCGGTGCCATAAAGGACTGCCTTCTCGACGCGCAAAAGACGATTGACCTGCCCGAGTTGCTCGAACAGGGAGGGGTTCAGTACGGCACGCAGACGTTCGACCAGTCCATCATGATGTTGTACAAGCAGGGGATGATCTCGTTTGAGGATGCGATGGCCAATGCCAGCAATCCCGACGACCTGGATCTGAGGCTCAAGGGGATCACCGGCGCCGCGGATCGCTGGACGGAGGAACAGTCTGGATCGGCCGGCAAGAGCGCCGGCGACGCGCCGGGGGGCTTTTCGAAGTATTGA
- the accC gene encoding acetyl-CoA carboxylase biotin carboxylase subunit, whose product MFDKVLIANRGEIALRVIRACRELGLKTVAVYSEADRDALHVRFADEDVCIGPPQPRQSYLDFRRIIAAAEVTNAGAIHPGYGFLAENADFADVCESCGITFIGPTAQQIRQMGDKAAAKNLMREAGVPVIPGSDGVVASFKRATEIALEVGYPVMLKAVAGGGGKGMRICHDVADLERGFHVASTEAANAFSNPDLYLEKVIVNPHHVEIQVIGDVHGNFFHFGERDCSIQRRHQKLIEETPSPAITDELRRCMGQTSLQGARNVNYRGVGTIEYLVDSKGDFYFMEMNTRIQVEHPITEEAYEVDLVKDQILVALGEKLTYRQEDLRPRWAAIECRINAEDTQKDFRPSPGKIEAINVPGGPGVRVDKAVYAGYVIPPYYDSMLAKLIVRARSRREAIQRMKHSLTEFVVQGVPTTIPFHRKIFEHPDFTAGVYDTSFLEKYGNLQEAPEVPQKTAVTLRRPGEAESAGEPSGRHETVTINKDSE is encoded by the coding sequence TTGTTCGATAAGGTTCTGATTGCCAACCGGGGCGAAATCGCGCTACGGGTAATTCGTGCCTGCCGCGAACTCGGTTTGAAAACCGTCGCGGTGTACTCCGAGGCGGATCGTGACGCCCTGCACGTGCGCTTTGCGGACGAGGACGTGTGCATCGGACCGCCCCAACCCAGGCAGTCTTATCTGGATTTCAGGCGCATTATCGCGGCCGCTGAAGTGACCAACGCCGGGGCCATCCATCCGGGCTACGGCTTTCTGGCCGAAAACGCCGACTTCGCCGACGTCTGCGAATCATGCGGGATCACCTTTATTGGACCCACCGCTCAGCAGATTCGCCAGATGGGGGACAAGGCTGCGGCCAAGAACCTCATGAGGGAAGCCGGGGTGCCGGTTATTCCCGGTTCCGACGGCGTGGTGGCCTCGTTTAAGCGTGCCACGGAAATCGCCCTGGAGGTCGGGTACCCGGTGATGTTGAAGGCGGTAGCCGGTGGCGGCGGCAAGGGCATGCGCATCTGCCACGACGTTGCCGATCTCGAGCGCGGGTTTCACGTCGCATCCACGGAAGCGGCGAACGCCTTCTCCAATCCCGACCTGTACCTTGAAAAGGTGATCGTGAATCCACATCACGTCGAAATACAGGTTATCGGTGACGTGCACGGCAACTTCTTCCACTTCGGCGAGCGTGACTGCTCCATTCAGCGCCGTCACCAGAAGCTGATCGAGGAGACGCCGTCCCCGGCGATAACCGACGAATTGCGTCGTTGCATGGGGCAGACGTCGTTACAGGGCGCCAGGAACGTCAACTATCGCGGCGTCGGGACCATCGAGTACCTTGTCGACAGTAAGGGCGACTTTTACTTCATGGAGATGAACACGCGCATCCAGGTGGAGCATCCAATTACGGAGGAAGCGTACGAGGTCGACCTTGTCAAGGATCAGATCCTGGTGGCGCTGGGCGAGAAGCTGACCTACCGCCAGGAGGACCTGCGACCCCGGTGGGCGGCCATCGAGTGCCGCATCAACGCCGAGGACACCCAAAAGGATTTCCGGCCGAGTCCGGGGAAGATCGAGGCGATAAACGTTCCGGGAGGGCCGGGGGTTCGGGTCGACAAGGCCGTTTACGCCGGTTACGTGATACCACCGTACTACGATTCGATGCTGGCCAAGCTGATTGTCCGGGCGCGCAGCCGCCGTGAAGCGATTCAGCGGATGAAACACTCGCTGACCGAGTTCGTCGTTCAGGGTGTCCCGACGACTATCCCGTTCCACCGGAAAATCTTCGAGCACCCCGACTTTACCGCCGGCGTCTACGACACTTCCTTTCTTGAAAAGTATGGGAATCTACAAGAGGCTCCCGAGGTTCCCCAGAAGACCGCCGTCACACTCAGGCGCCCCGGCGAGGCAGAATCCGCAGGGGAACCGTCTGGAAGGCATGAAACGGTAACGATCAACAAAGACTCCGAGTAA
- the gcvH gene encoding glycine cleavage system protein GcvH has translation MNVPADLKYTKEHEWVRVDGNTATIGITDWAQSELGDIVFVELPEVGIDVAQMGAFGTIEAVKAVSELYSPVTGKVVQINEVLENDPMAINRDPYGEGWMIKVEIPDTDQIEELLDPGVYTKLVEEH, from the coding sequence GTGAACGTACCTGCTGACTTGAAATACACCAAGGAACACGAATGGGTAAGGGTTGACGGGAACACCGCCACAATCGGCATCACCGACTGGGCACAGTCCGAACTCGGTGACATCGTCTTCGTGGAACTGCCGGAGGTTGGAATCGACGTGGCGCAGATGGGTGCGTTCGGTACCATCGAGGCCGTCAAGGCGGTGTCGGAGTTATACTCGCCGGTCACGGGCAAAGTCGTTCAGATCAACGAAGTGCTCGAGAATGATCCAATGGCCATCAACCGCGATCCGTACGGTGAGGGCTGGATGATCAAGGTGGAAATCCCCGACACCGATCAGATCGAAGAGCTTCTCGATCCGGGGGTCTACACCAAGCTCGTGGAAGAACACTAG
- the gcvPA gene encoding aminomethyl-transferring glycine dehydrogenase subunit GcvPA — protein MPYVSNTGDDRRRMLKTIGVDSFESLLDTVPEKLRLNRPLDIPAMSEPALLADIERLSSRNQQGLTCFAGGGVYDHFIPSALTALLGRPEFMTAYTPYQAEVAQGTLQVIYEFQTHICRLTGMEVANASMYDGATAAAEAAIIATAVTRRKKVVLSATVNPLFRQVVNAYLPVRGIEVVTVPMKDGVTDLNRLVDAVDEQTACVLVAQPNFFGHLEEIEPVRDASSKVGSRLVLAVDPIAQAVLKTPAEYGADIAVGEGQPLGMPMSFGGPLLGFFAAKKELIRSLPGRLAARTTDIEGKTGFVLTLQTREQHIRREKATSNICTNQALCATAAAIYMSLMGRTGLKKVALLSAENAQLAARQILALEGYAPFSQAPFVREFAIRTPRPAIEVVQSMIERHGVLPGINAGRWYKGLENCLIVAFTELRTPSDIEKLVDGLKELAGSGVLSGL, from the coding sequence ATGCCATACGTTTCCAACACCGGGGATGACCGTCGCCGCATGCTCAAGACCATTGGTGTCGATTCGTTCGAGAGTTTGCTTGACACCGTTCCTGAAAAGCTGCGACTCAATCGGCCGCTGGATATCCCGGCCATGTCCGAGCCGGCATTGCTGGCCGATATTGAACGCCTTTCCAGCCGGAATCAGCAGGGGCTGACCTGTTTCGCAGGCGGCGGCGTCTATGATCACTTCATTCCCTCGGCCCTCACGGCCCTTCTGGGCCGTCCCGAGTTCATGACGGCCTATACCCCGTACCAGGCCGAAGTTGCCCAGGGTACGCTCCAGGTTATTTACGAATTTCAGACTCACATCTGTCGCCTGACGGGCATGGAGGTCGCCAACGCGTCGATGTACGACGGCGCCACGGCGGCTGCCGAGGCGGCTATCATTGCCACGGCCGTGACCCGCCGCAAGAAAGTGGTCCTCTCGGCCACGGTCAACCCGCTCTTCCGACAGGTTGTCAACGCTTACCTTCCCGTCCGGGGTATTGAGGTTGTGACGGTGCCGATGAAGGACGGGGTCACGGACCTGAACCGGCTCGTCGATGCAGTTGACGAACAGACTGCCTGTGTGCTGGTCGCGCAACCGAACTTCTTTGGTCATCTCGAAGAAATCGAGCCGGTACGTGACGCCAGTAGCAAGGTCGGGAGCAGGCTGGTGCTTGCCGTCGACCCGATCGCCCAGGCCGTGCTCAAAACACCGGCCGAGTACGGGGCGGACATCGCGGTCGGCGAGGGCCAGCCGCTGGGCATGCCCATGTCTTTCGGCGGTCCCCTGCTGGGATTCTTTGCCGCCAAGAAAGAGTTGATTCGCAGTCTGCCGGGGCGCCTGGCCGCAAGAACGACCGACATAGAGGGCAAGACGGGATTTGTGCTGACGCTTCAGACGCGCGAGCAGCACATCCGCCGCGAAAAGGCGACTTCGAACATCTGCACCAATCAAGCCCTGTGCGCCACGGCGGCGGCTATTTACATGAGCCTGATGGGCAGGACCGGGCTTAAGAAGGTGGCTCTACTGTCAGCGGAAAACGCTCAACTGGCCGCCCGTCAGATACTGGCCCTGGAAGGTTACGCGCCGTTTTCACAGGCTCCGTTCGTGAGAGAGTTCGCGATCAGGACTCCCCGTCCGGCTATCGAGGTGGTCCAGAGCATGATCGAACGGCACGGTGTGTTGCCGGGGATCAACGCCGGTCGCTGGTATAAGGGGCTGGAAAACTGCCTGATTGTCGCTTTCACCGAGTTGAGAACCCCCTCCGATATCGAGAAGCTCGTGGACGGCCTGAAGGAGTTGGCAGGCAGTGGTGTAT